Proteins from a genomic interval of Streptomyces sp. Tu6071:
- a CDS encoding LCP family protein, whose product MTGDTASGKLPGLGRGESVRAGEPAPGPAPGDASDGPDGGIPEAGPDGIPGPAADAEDGSVIPAAANGPANQPAPAAANDPAPGAVNQHAPAAESAPAPDSATVLARPRKRRRTRRVLAWSALSLAVLITGTATAGYLYYRHLNGNIVKAELTPVAPEKRPPAPTPNTAGQTPMNILVIGSDSRNTKENLKLGGARDTVGGKPLADVQMLVHVSADRSNMSVVSMPRDTLLKLPECKDPDTGEVYPATTTRRMTNETLGRGGPGCTVATWEETTGIHIDHFMMVDFSGVVSMADAVGGVPVCVDRNIYSHTSTGKGSGLKLEKGTHPVKGKQALQWLRTRYGFGDGTDIGRAQAQHMYMSAMVRQLRENATLTNPGKLRALAEAATKALTVDEGLGSVKKIYDLSNDLRAVPPERITLTTMPFVYEGPRVAPKAGDAEQLWRLVREDIALDGKDKKKPKVKDISDQAAAPGEVKVSVRNATATGQLALVPERAGTIAQQLVGKDFARTTADQSHTGSEDKTEVRYPGGDAEADAQSVAKALKIPLRRVKESADVTGVTVVIGSDWREGTRFPKKDDDDDDALPKSAQALNGADDTACMKVDPAYSW is encoded by the coding sequence ATGACGGGTGACACGGCGAGCGGGAAGCTCCCGGGGCTCGGTCGGGGGGAGTCCGTACGGGCGGGGGAACCGGCACCCGGGCCCGCGCCGGGCGACGCGTCCGACGGCCCGGACGGGGGAATACCCGAGGCGGGCCCGGACGGCATACCGGGACCCGCGGCGGACGCGGAGGACGGCTCCGTCATACCGGCTGCCGCGAACGGCCCCGCGAATCAGCCCGCACCGGCTGCCGCGAACGACCCCGCACCGGGTGCCGTGAACCAGCACGCACCGGCTGCCGAGTCCGCCCCCGCGCCGGATTCCGCGACCGTCCTCGCCCGGCCCCGCAAGCGGCGCCGGACGCGGCGCGTCCTGGCCTGGTCGGCGCTGTCGCTCGCGGTGCTGATCACCGGCACGGCGACGGCGGGCTACCTCTACTACCGGCACCTCAACGGCAACATCGTCAAGGCCGAACTGACCCCCGTGGCACCGGAGAAGCGCCCCCCGGCGCCGACGCCGAACACGGCGGGGCAGACGCCGATGAACATCCTCGTGATCGGCTCCGACAGCCGGAACACGAAGGAGAACCTCAAGCTCGGCGGCGCCAGGGACACGGTGGGCGGCAAGCCGCTCGCCGACGTGCAGATGCTCGTGCACGTCTCGGCGGACCGCAGCAACATGTCGGTCGTGAGCATGCCGCGCGACACGCTCCTCAAGCTCCCCGAGTGCAAGGACCCCGACACGGGTGAGGTCTACCCGGCCACGACCACCCGTCGCATGACGAACGAGACGCTCGGGCGCGGCGGCCCCGGATGCACGGTCGCCACGTGGGAGGAAACGACCGGCATCCACATCGACCACTTCATGATGGTCGACTTCTCCGGCGTCGTCTCGATGGCCGACGCGGTCGGCGGTGTCCCCGTCTGCGTGGACCGCAACATCTACTCGCACACCTCCACGGGCAAGGGCTCCGGCCTCAAGCTGGAGAAGGGCACGCACCCGGTCAAGGGCAAGCAGGCGCTCCAGTGGCTGCGCACCCGCTACGGCTTCGGCGACGGCACCGACATCGGGCGCGCCCAGGCCCAGCACATGTACATGAGCGCCATGGTGCGGCAGCTCCGCGAGAACGCGACGCTCACCAACCCCGGCAAGCTGCGCGCGCTCGCCGAGGCGGCGACGAAGGCGCTCACGGTCGACGAGGGCCTCGGCAGCGTCAAGAAGATCTACGACCTGAGCAACGACCTGCGCGCCGTGCCCCCGGAGCGCATCACCCTGACCACGATGCCCTTCGTCTACGAGGGGCCCCGCGTGGCGCCGAAGGCCGGGGACGCGGAGCAGTTGTGGCGGCTCGTGCGCGAGGACATCGCGCTCGACGGCAAGGACAAGAAGAAGCCGAAGGTCAAGGACATCAGCGACCAGGCCGCCGCGCCCGGCGAGGTGAAGGTGTCCGTGCGCAACGCCACGGCGACCGGTCAGCTCGCCCTCGTACCCGAGCGGGCGGGCACGATCGCGCAGCAGCTCGTGGGCAAGGACTTCGCGCGCACGACCGCCGACCAGTCGCACACGGGCAGCGAGGACAAGACGGAGGTCCGCTACCCGGGCGGGGACGCCGAGGCCGACGCGCAGTCGGTCGCGAAGGCGCTGAAGATCCCGCTGCGGCGCGTCAAGGAGAGCGCGGACGTCACGGGCGTGACCGTCGTGATCGGCTCCGACTGGCGCGAGGGCACGCGCTTCCCGAAGAAGGACGACGACGATGACGACGCGCTGCCGAAGTCGGCGCAGGCGCTCAACGGCGCGGACGACACGGCGTGCATGAAGGTGGACCCGGCCTACTCGTGGTGA
- a CDS encoding LCP family protein: protein MPPARQCHPCGGAVPAPSPHSPRPRRSPRARPLPRRPPSRRRRALRWAVRGLTGCSVAVLLAAGAGHTLLSGVDHKIGRVDAFKGLAGRPSAGHGMNLLLAGTDEREGLDKGTRQRYRLGGAPCHCTDTLMIVHLSADHSRASVVSLPRDSYAMLPPHVDRTSGEHHHEHPVKLNAAYAEGGPQLTVRTVEKLTKVKIDHYVEVDFTSFMRTVDALGGVEICTAKPLKDSYTGLDLPAGSHELDGGQALQYVRARHIDAASDLGRMQRQQRFLAAVVERATSGGTLFNPVRLNEVADALLSSVRADKGFGTDEILDLARAMRGFSPSSSEFVSMPLAPKGRHVPGIGDTLVWDADRAKALFTALREDHPLAAHKPAAGPAPLPVDVPPQQISVRVLNGTGTSGEAERVAKALRATGFTATAGTGTTDPAARTTIAYDPGWDRSAKSLATAVPHANLLPRKGLGATLEVTVGKDTPAVAKVRAEDPAQAPKENKYGAVRGDEVTCPS from the coding sequence GTGCCGCCCGCGCGGCAGTGTCACCCGTGCGGAGGTGCCGTGCCCGCCCCCAGCCCCCACTCCCCCCGTCCCCGCCGGTCCCCCCGCGCCCGCCCGCTCCCGCGCCGCCCCCCGAGCCGACGCCGCCGGGCGCTGCGCTGGGCGGTCCGGGGGCTGACCGGCTGCTCCGTCGCGGTGCTGCTCGCCGCCGGGGCCGGGCACACCCTGCTCAGCGGCGTCGACCACAAGATCGGCCGCGTCGACGCGTTCAAGGGCCTCGCGGGGCGCCCCTCCGCCGGGCACGGCATGAACCTGCTGCTCGCGGGGACCGACGAGCGCGAGGGGCTCGACAAGGGGACCCGGCAGCGGTACCGGCTCGGGGGCGCGCCCTGCCACTGCACGGACACGCTGATGATCGTGCACCTGTCGGCCGACCACTCCCGCGCGAGCGTCGTGAGCCTGCCCCGCGACTCGTACGCGATGCTGCCGCCGCACGTCGACCGCACCTCGGGCGAGCACCACCACGAGCACCCGGTGAAGCTCAACGCGGCGTACGCGGAGGGCGGCCCGCAGCTCACAGTACGGACCGTCGAGAAGCTCACGAAGGTGAAGATCGACCACTACGTGGAGGTCGACTTCACGAGCTTCATGCGGACCGTGGACGCGCTCGGCGGCGTCGAGATCTGCACGGCGAAGCCGCTCAAGGACTCGTACACGGGCCTGGACCTCCCGGCGGGCTCGCACGAGCTCGACGGCGGGCAGGCGCTCCAGTACGTACGGGCGCGGCACATCGACGCGGCGAGCGACCTCGGCCGGATGCAGCGGCAGCAGCGGTTCCTCGCGGCGGTCGTGGAGCGCGCGACGAGCGGCGGGACGCTGTTCAACCCGGTCCGGCTGAACGAGGTCGCCGACGCGCTGCTGTCCTCCGTACGGGCCGACAAGGGCTTCGGCACGGACGAGATCCTGGACCTGGCCCGCGCGATGCGCGGCTTCAGCCCCTCCTCCTCGGAGTTCGTCTCGATGCCGCTCGCGCCCAAGGGCCGCCACGTGCCGGGCATCGGTGACACGCTCGTGTGGGACGCGGACCGTGCGAAGGCCCTCTTCACGGCCCTGCGCGAGGACCACCCGCTGGCCGCCCACAAGCCGGCCGCGGGCCCGGCCCCGCTCCCGGTCGACGTGCCGCCGCAGCAGATCTCGGTACGGGTCCTGAACGGCACGGGGACCTCGGGCGAGGCGGAGCGCGTGGCGAAGGCCCTGCGGGCGACGGGCTTCACGGCGACGGCGGGCACAGGGACGACGGACCCGGCCGCGCGGACGACGATCGCCTACGACCCCGGCTGGGACCGCTCGGCGAAGAGCCTCGCCACCGCCGTCCCCCACGCGAACCTCCTCCCCCGAAAGGGCCTCGGCGCCACCCTGGAGGTCACGGTCGGCAAGGACACCCCGGCGGTCGCGAAGGTCCGCGCGGAGGACCCGGCGCAGGCCCCGAAGGAGAACAAGTACGGAGCGGTCCGGGGCGACGAGGTGACGTGCCCCTCATGA